GGATAAGGAATTTGAGTGCGAACGCGAGCGATCGCGTTTCTTATTCCTCCAGCAGCAGCAATGTGATTGTCTTTGATCATGACTGCATCATCTAGACCCATACGATGATTTCTTGCACCACCTATCTGAGTTGCATATTTCTCAAGCAACCTCAATCCTGGTGTTGTTTTGCGCGTATCGACTAACTGCGTAGGAAGTTCTGCTAGCTTCTCTACATACTTTCGTGTCAAAGTCGCAATCCCACTTAAATGCATCGCCAAATTCAACGCTACTCGCTCTCCTGTGAGCATCGCATCTAGTGGACCTTCTATTTGTGCTATCACTTGCCCTGGTTGACACAATTGTCCTTCATCGATAGTAGTTATAAAATTAGTTTTCTCATTGAGAAGTTGAAACACTCTTGATGCAACTGGCAACCCCGCAATGACTCCAGGAGCTTTTACTATCCACTGCGCTGCTACCCAGGAATTCTCATCTGACAATAAGCCTTGAGTTGTGCGATCGCCTCGTCCAATGTCCTCCATTAACCAATCACT
The sequence above is drawn from the Gloeocapsopsis sp. IPPAS B-1203 genome and encodes:
- the nadC gene encoding carboxylating nicotinate-nucleotide diphosphorylase; protein product: MKNFALPPLLILDPMLSDWLMEDIGRGDRTTQGLLSDENSWVAAQWIVKAPGVIAGLPVASRVFQLLNEKTNFITTIDEGQLCQPGQVIAQIEGPLDAMLTGERVALNLAMHLSGIATLTRKYVEKLAELPTQLVDTRKTTPGLRLLEKYATQIGGARNHRMGLDDAVMIKDNHIAAAGGIRNAIARVRTQIPYPLTIEVETETIEQVQEAVQHQADIIMLDNMPVEVMRQAVKLIRQYDPRIKIEASGNITLETIYQVGATGVDYVSTSAPVTQSSWLDLSMKIKS